Within the Litorilinea aerophila genome, the region TGGAGAGCCCCAGCCCGGTGCCGGGTATGTTCTCCACCGACCGATGGGTGCCCCGGTAGAAGCGATCAAAGATGTGAGGGAGATCCTCCGGCGCGATGCCCAGGCCCGTGTCCTGGATGCGACAGTGCACCAGGCCATGCTCCCGGTCGGCGGCGGTGGTGATGGTCACGCCGCCTGCGGCCGTGTAGTTGAGCGCGTTGACGACCAGGTTGGTCATCATCTGGGAAAGCTGGTTGTAGTCCCCCAGGATCAGGGGCAGGTCTGGCTCCGGGTGGAAGGTCAGCTCCAGGCCGGCCGCTTCTGCCTTGGGGCGGTACATCTCCACCACCTGGCGAATGACGCCGTTGAGGTCGGTGGGCTCCATCTCCCGGGGCTTGTGTTGGGCCATCTCCAGCCGGGAGAGGCTGAGGATGTCATCCACCAGCTGGCTCAGGCGGTCGATGCTCACGCTGAGCATGGCCTCATAGTGGGCTCGCTTTTCGGGCTTGCCCCTGTTCAACAGGGACATGTAGAGTTTCAGGCTGCTGATGGGCGTGCGCAGCTCGTGGGAGACGTCGGAGACGAACTTGGATTTCAGGGCGTCCAGCTCCTGGAGCCGCTCCACCGCCTCGGCCAGCTCCCGGGTGCGCTCCGCCACCCGCTCCTCCAGCGCCGCGGCGTGCCGTTGAATTTCCTCGTACAGTTCCGCCCGATAGAGGGCGTTGGCGGCGATATCGCCGATGGCGACCAGTTGCCGTATCTCCTCGGGCGAAAAGGGGCGCTCCCGGCCGATCCAGAGCGCGCCCATGGCTTTGCCCTGGGCGATGAGGGGAACGCCGGCCAGGGCCTGCACATCTTCCCACATCTGCACCGCCCACGGGCGTGTCTCCGGGGTCAGGTGGTTCAGCACCAGGGGCTGGCCGCTCTCCAGGATTTGCCCGCTGAGGGAATGGTGCATGGGAATGGCCAGGCCGACGGTATCTTTGTGGGTGCCTTCCACATACTCCACCACAAAGGCATTCTGGGCCGGATCTTCCCGGAGGAGGGCTGCATTGGATGCCTCCAGCAGGAGCTGCAACTGCTGCAGGATGATGGGAGCCATCTCGGCCCGGGTGACGGCCTCGCGCAGGGCGGCGGCCACCGCGGCAATGGCCTGTTGTTCCCGTTCGGCCCGCCGGCGAGCCGTCACATCCCGCTGGATCAGCGCGTGATTGATGACCCGCTCCTGGGCGTCGCGGATGGGGAAGATGGAGAGCTCCACCTCGTAGATGGTGCCATCCCGGTGTCGGGCCTGGGCCAGCCCCATCCACTCCACAGCCTGCTGGACCGCAGCCGCCAGGTGACTCCGGCAGCTTGCCTGGGGATAGGGCGCCTCCAGATCCTGGATCGTCTGGCCCTGCACTTCCTCCAGGGTATAGCCGGTCATGCGGGTGAAGGCCCGGTTCACATAGATCAGGTGCCCGGCCTGGTTGAGGATGGCCGCGCCGTCGGCCATCTGTTCCACCACCGCAGCCAGCCCCGCCAGCTTTTCCTCCACCTGCACCCGCTCGGTCAGGTCCCGCACCACGCCCAGCACAGAGACAGGACGGCCCTGGGGATCCAGCTCCGGGGTCAGCCGTGCCTCGAAGTGGCGCGGGCCGTCCGGCGTGGGGTACTCGAAGGTCAGGCGCACCTCCTGGCCTGCCAGCGCCTGGCGGATATGTTCTTCCCACACCGCGACGTGCTCCGGATCCAGGCCCACTTCCGTGCTGGTCCGGCCGATGAAGGCTTCCGGCGGCATACCGGTCACCTGTTCGATGGCCGGGTTGGCATATCGGTAGCGGCATTCCCGGTCGAACCGGATGATGACGTCCGGCGTGTGCTCTACCAGCGCGCGCAGCTCCTGTTCCCGCTGGTGGAGCCGCGCCTCCATCTCTTTCTGGACAGTCACATCCCGGGTGATGGTACCCAACATGGATGCGCCATCGGCGCGGACAGGGAAGGTGATGGACTGGACCACCCGCCGGGTGCCGTCGGGCCGTCGAATGGTCCGTTCTTCAGCCTGGCCCGGGATTTCCTGCCCGGCCCGCAGGGCAGCCAACGCCGTCCGATAGGGATCGCCCTCGCCAGTCGGTTGGCCGTCGGGGGAAAGGAGGGCCTGGATTTCCCAGATGGGACGCCCCACCACGGCTGGCCGGCTCAGGCCGGTGATGGCTTCCTGCCCGCGATTCCACTCCACGATGGCGCCGGTCTCGTCCACCAGCATGATGCCGTCGATGGAGGAGGAGACCAGTTGGCGAAACTTTACTTCGCTGGCCTGGAGCGCCAGCTGTGCCTGGAGGAGGCGAGCCGCCACCTGGATGCGGGCCAGCAGCTCCCGCTGGTTGACCGGCTTGACCAGGTAATCGTCGGCACCTGCCTCCAGCCCGCTGATCCGGTCGTCATCGCTGGTTCTCAGCGCGGAGATCATGATGACATACGGGGAGGCAAAGGCCGCATCCGCCTTCAGCTGGCGACAGATCTCATCCCCTTCCAGGTCGGGAAGAACCCGATCCAGCAGCACGATGGGGGGACGATGGCGGCGGGCCAGCGCCAGGGCCTCCTGGCCGTTGGTGGCTTCCAGCACGGCATAGCCGGCCCGGCGCAGGATGGTACTGTAGAGGCGCAGGAGAGTCAACGTGTCTTCGACGATGAGAACGGTCAATGGGACACTCATCCTTGCTAGTACAGTTCGATGAAAGGTCGCATGGTCAAGGTCGGGTTTGAGCTACGGAGGTGCCATTTGGGCCAGGCGCCGGGCGATGCTTTCCACCAGGCTATTGGGATCGACGGGTTTCTGCACGATTTGGAAACGGCGCGCTCCGGACTTTGGGCCTGCGCCCGCCTGGCTCACCAGGAGGACAGGCACCGAAAAGTCCGGCTGGGCCACTCGTTGCAGCAGGCCCTCCTGGCCCATGGGCGTGGTCGAAAGGTCCGCCACCAGCAGGGCTACCTGGCCGGCCCATTCCTGGAGCAGGGCCAGGGCCTCGTAGCCGGTGGCCGCCGCCAGGATCCGATAATCCTGCGGGTCGATGGCCTCTGCCAGCGCCGTCCGGGTGGGCAGATCGCCAGCCAGGACCAACACTGCCGGCCGCGCGACGTCTGCCGGACCAGGGGTCTCCCCCTCGTCGGGGGGGGCCTCCGGGGCGGGGAAGTAGATGGTGAAGGTGGTGCCCTGGCCGGGCGTGCTCTGGCAGACGATCTGCCCCTCGTGTTGTCGCACAATGCCGTAGACCTGGGAAAGCCCCAGGCCAGAACCCCGCCCGGGCGGCTTGGTGGTGAAAAACGGCTCGAAGATCCGTTCCCGGACATGGGCCGGCATGCCCACACCGGTGTCCCGTACCACCAGACGGACCCAGCGTCCCGGGGGGAGGAGGGGGTCCGGCGGCGGTGTCTCCTCTGTCACCATCAGGGTTGAGAGTCCCAGGTACAGAGTGCCCCCGTGGGGCATGGCCTCCCTGGCGTTGAGGGCCAGGTTAGCCAGCATCTGGCCCAGGCGCTCGTCGTCTCCCAGGACGGTCAGGGGGCCTGGCGGCAGCTCCACCGCCAGGCGGATGGAGTCGGGCAGTTGGGCCCGCAGGCGGGCGGCCTGGTTGGCCAGGAGGGCCGCCAGGTCCACGGGTACCCGTTCGGGGGGCGTCCGCAGGCTGAAATCCAGGACCTGTTGGATCAGGCGGGCGCCCCGGTTGGCGTGGTTGCTGATGGTCTCCAGTTGGGCTCGGAGTTTGGCAGGGAGTCCGGGCGTCCGCAGGGCCCACTGGGCGTGGAGGAGGATGACCGACAGAATATTGTTAAAGTCGTGGGCCATGCCGCCGGCCAGGGTACCCAGGGTCTCCAACCGCTGGGCCTGGCGCAGGGCATCCTCCAGCTGCTTTCGGTCGGTAATGTCCCGGAAGATGGCCACCAGGATACCCTGGCCGGAGGTCGACGTTGGAGAGCGGACCGAATGGCTGCTCACCTGGGGCGGTTCGCTGCCGGGCAGGCTGAAGATGTGGAATTCATACCAGCCGGCCCGCACCGCGTCCTGGTAGAAAAGCTCTATGTGTTCTTCCCGGCCCGGATGCTGCCACACCTCCTGGAAGAGGGCTAACAGGCCGGTGGATGGCGCCTGGGGCAGGATCTCGGTGAGCATCTTGTGGCTGGCCTGGGCGCGGCGCAGGGAGAGGGCCTGTTCCGCGGCCTGGTTCAGATCCAGGAGCAAAAAGTTGGCCCCCTGGTCGACGCCCTGGCAGATGAGGACGCCGTTGGGCATGTGGTCGAAGAGGCTGCGGAAACGGGCTTCGCTCTGTTGGAGCTCCAACGCCAGTTGTTGGCGCTCTTCCAGGGCCTGCCATTCCCGCAGGACACGCTGCACCAGCCGGGGCATCTCCAGCAGGGTCTCCGGGCTCTTCACCACGTAGTCTCGGGCGCCAGCCTTCAAAGCGGCGACGGCGCTGGTCTCGTCCCCCTGGCCGGTCATGATCAGGACGGGACAGGGGGGCAGCCCGGCCTGGGGCGTCAACAGCTCTGTGGCCAGGCCGTCGGGCAGATGGAGATCGGCCACCACCAGGTCCGGCCTGTCCTTCTGGCAGAGGGTTTTGGCCGCGGTCAGGGTATCCACCACAGAGAGACGCGCCCAGGGGTATTCTTTCTGGAAGCCGCGACGGATCAGCTCCTGGTGGGCACGTTCATCCTCGACGATGACGACATGTCTGGGTGGCTCTTCCGGATGTCCTGGCAGTTGTTGCACCGTCGTTGCATCGGTCATGATTATGGCCACGGAAAGTAGTTGACCGAGGACCAGTAGTGGCCCACGGCCTGCAACAGCTCCCGCAGTTGGGCAAATTCCACCGGCTTGACCAGGTAACTGTTGGCGTGGCGGTCGTAGGCCTGGGCCACATCCCGCTCTGCGCTGGAGGTGGTCAGGATGACCACCGGGATCCGGCGCAGTTCGGTGCTCTGTTTGATGTGCTGCAGCACCTCCAGCCCATCCAGGCGGGGCAGACGCAGGTCCAACAGGATGAGATGGGGCCGGGGGCTGTTCGGGTCCTGGCTGTACGGCCCACGCCTGAACAGGTAGTCTAGCGCAGCTTCGCCATTGGTCAAATGCTGCAGATTATAACCGTGGATCTGGGGCTCCAGGCCTCGCCGCAACAATTCAGCGTGGGCCGGATCGTCTTCCACCAGCAAAATCCGGAACGCCTGTTCAGGCTTCTGACGGGTCGGCATGGCCGTCTTCCTCCTTCCAGAGGGGCAACGTGAGTTTGAAGGTTGCCCCCATCCCCTGCCCGGCGGACTCAACCCAGATCTGGCCGCCGTGGACTTCCACAATCCGCTTGACCAGTGCCAGGCCGATGCCTGTCCCCTGGCTTTCCCGATCTAGCTGCTCAAACAATTCGAAAATCCGCTCATGATGGCGAGGATCGATGCCCATGCCGTTGTCCCGCACCCAGAAGAGCGCCTGCTCCCCCTGGATCTCACTGCCGATGTCAATGTGGGGGTGGGGCTGGGTGCCCATGTACTTCACCGCGTTGTCCACCAGGTTCAGGAAGACCTCCTGGAGGCGAGCCCGCTCTCCGGCCACGGTGGGCAGATCGGGCGCCACCTGGACGGTGACACCCCGATCGTCAAGCACCCCGGCCAGCATCTCCAGCACGTCCTGGACCAGTTGGGCCATGGAGACGGGCTGGGGCTGGATCTTTTTGCGGCCAGCCCGGGAAAGCCGCAGCAGCTCCTCCAGCAGCCGTTGCATCCGCTCTGCCGCCTCGCGGATGAAGTGGACGTCCGACGCGATCCCGTCCCGATCTTCGGCGGCCAGATCCCGCTCCAGGAGGCTGAGGAAGCCACGGATGGTGACCAGGGGGCTTTTGAGGTCGTGGGAGACGGTGTAGGTGAAGCGCTCCATTTCCGCGTTCCGGGCTTCCAGCTCCTGGATCAGTTCTTTCATCTGGGCTTCGGCCAGCCGCTCTTCGGTGACATCCAGGGCCATGGTGAGGATGAGCCACTGTCCGTCCATCTGCCGGCCCAGGGAGGCGACCCGAAAGTGCCAGATGCGCTGTTCCCCCTGGCTGGTTCGGATGGCCAGCTCCCGTTCCACCACCCGGTCCAAAGGCGGGGGAGATTGGTAGAGGGTGGCCGCGTCGGCCGCTCCTTCCTGGCCCAGGGCCAGCTCCAGCCAGCGGTCCAGGGTGGGGAGATCGGCCTGGGTGTAGCCGGTGATCTGGCACCAGATGCGGTTGACCTGGACCACCTGGCCGTCGCTGGCGTGGATCATGATGGGGATAGGGGCGTGGAGGACGGCGCGGCGGAATTTTTCTTCGCTGAGCTGGAGGGCCTGCTGCGCCTGGATCTGTTCGGTGATGTTCCGGGCGATGCCGTCCACGGCCTGGAGGTTGCCGTCGGCGTCCAGGATGGGCGCGTGGCGATGTTCTGTCCAGATGAGGTTGCCATCCCGGCCTTGCCAGCGCACCACCAGGCGGGGCGTGGCCAGGCTGCCCGGCTGGAGAAGGCGACGGCGGTCCTCGGGATGGAGGCGCTGCAGGAGAGAATCGGGATCGGCATAGACCGTTTCCGGGGAGATGCCGGCCAGCGCGGCGATGTTGGGGCTGATGTATTCGAAATGGTAGGTGGGTTGCAGGGCCAGGTGATAGATGATGTCGGGCGCGTTGTCCGCCAGACGGCGGAAGCGCTCCTCGCTGGCCTGGAGGGCCCGTTCTGCGTGGTGGCGCTCCAGGTACAGCAGCGCGCCAGTCACCAGGACGAAGAACCACCCCTTGTAGGTTTGCATGGCCGTGAGGGTAGCCGGATCCTGGGTAAGCCAGGAGAGCAGGCGATCGGAGACGCCGATCCAGATGCTGGCTACCAATATGTAGCCCACGGCCACCCGCAGCGGTCCGCTCATGGAAGGAGGGATGATAGGTTTCATGGCTGAATGACCGAAGACCGATTGGCTACCGGGCCAGACATCGGCTGCAGAGATGCACCCACGAGGCAGGTAAAAACGAGATGGACAAAGGCATCCGGCGTCACGTGTTGAACAGCCACCTCGCGTGGAGACAGTAGGCGTACAGCTCTGGCCAACCCCGGCCGAGGAAATGGACAGACTGGTGTCACTTCCTACCCAGTTTAGCACAGGGAGGCAAGCCCAGGCAAAGGGATTACCTGGGCCAGACGGGGCTACTCGTGGGGTTGGCCACCGGCAGGGGGCAGCAGCGCGCGCTCATCAAATGGGGGGTGGCCATTCCGGCAGGCTGTCCGAAATGCTCGAGGGGAGTGTCCAGTCACCTGTTTAAAGAGACGAGAAAAGTAATGGGCATCCCGGTAGCCCAGGAAGTGGCCAATCTCACTCACCTTCATGTCGGTGTTGGCCAACAGCTCGCAGGCACGTTGTATTTTCAGGCGGATAAAATAGTCGATGGGGGCCCGGCCGGTGGCTGCCCGGAAGACCCGGTGGAAGTGGGATGGAGACAGGCCGCTCCACAGCGCCAGGTCCTCCAGCCGCAAGGTCTCTGTGATGTTGGCCTGCATGAATTGGACGGCTTTCTGGACCGGGCGGCCCGAAGGCGCGGGTTCGGGCACGGTGGCCGCCACCAGGATCAGGGTGCTCAAAATCTGGCGCAGCAGTACACTCGCGTGGAGCAGATAGGGGAAGGATAGATCCACATTCAGAAGGGCATGAATCGCCTGGAACGCCTGGACCAGGGAAGATCGGCCATAGTTCGGCAGGTGGATGACGGGACGTTGGGGCGATAGGCCGGCCGCCTCGAGGAACGGGGGCACCTGGGATCCGTCAAAGTGGGCCCAGTGGATGGTCCAGGGGTCGGCATCGTCGGATCCATAGCCGTGGGCCGTCCGGGCGAACACAACGGCCACATCCCCCACCTGGACGCCATGGGCCTGGTCCCCTGAACGGATCCATCCCCGCCCTTCCACACAGTAGAGGAGGATGTACTCGTCGATGGAATGGCGCTCGTAGTGGTGCCCCAGGCCGCGCACAATGTGGCCCACGCTGCCCACGAAGAGGGTGGTGAGCAGCGGGTGTTGCCGGCACTGTTGACGTATGCCGGCGGGGAGATGTCTGGCCTTACGGTTGAGCCGCCAGTCCGTAAATTCAACCCGCGACATGGCCCTACTGACCTGTCCTGGTGGAGATGGGAGGGAGATGTTCCCGGGATGCAACAGCTGAATGGCGAGCCGGGGTTGATAAAATCGTACACCTTTTTGGCGAGATAGTCCATTTTCCCCAAGGCCTCCCCATGCTACACTGAAGCTGTTTTCTCGCCAGCGCCAACTGAATCTATCCCGGGCGATCACGGCCTGTCAGCAAGCTTCACGGCTGCCTGTACCGTTGTCGCCCTTTGCCTGCCGTTTTCTGTTCTTCCAACTTGGGTCGTTTGCGGTTTACCTCTCCATCTTTCATCGTATCGCTCTTCAACCTTTCTCAACCCTGGAGTATCTGTCAGGAGGGCTCAGAGGAACCATGGCTACCGCTTCCACGCCAGAACGCATCTACGACTACGGCACAGCGGCGGAATATCCGCCCGACCTGTATCGCTACGACGGCATCGCCGAGGGGGTGGATGGATTCGACAGCATCCGCGACGAGCACATCGCCCAGTTTCATGAAGAAGGCTACCTGGTGATCCACAACGCCTTTTCTCCCCAGGAGGTACGCGCGGCGTTGGATGGGCTGCTCCACCTGCTTTCGGGCCAGGTGCCCGGTTTCAAAGGGGTGATGTACGAGCGGGTAGCCGCCGAAGTCCCTGTGGAGGAAATGCCGCCGGAGCAGAAGCAGGACTACGTCCGCAAGTTCATGTGGTTCGTCAACTATGAACCGCGGCTGGCCGACCTGGCCCACCATCCCAGGCTGCTGGCCGTGCTGGAGCAGATCATGGGAGAGCCGCCGGTCCTCTTCCAGGACATGGCCCTGCTCAAGCCGCCCCGCTTTGGCCGCGAGAAGCCCTGGCATCAAGATCACGCCTATTTCGAGCTGCCCCTGGAGGCCAAGGTGGTCGGCTGCTGGATTGCCCTGGATGAAGCCACCCCGGAGAACGGCTGCATGATCATCATCCCGGGGACGCACCGCCAGGGGCCGGTGGTTCACTTCAAACGCCGGGACTGGCAGATCTGCGACACCCACGTGAAAAACCAGGGCGCGCTGGCCGTGCCCTTGAGTCCAGGGGGGTGCCTGCTCTTCAGCAGCCTGATTCACCACGGAACGCCCACGAACACCTCGGAGAAGCGCCGCCGGGCCGTCCAGTTCCACTATCGGCCCCAGAGTGCACCCAGGACCAGCGTCGAAGAGCGGCTGGCCATCTTCGGCGAAGAAGGCAAAGACGTGACTTGCTGAGTTCAGGATGGGAGGACACAAGATGCCTGCATACGAACCGCGGAGAAGGCGTACGGTCAGTCGTCGGCAATTTCTGGGGATTTCAGCCTGGGTCACTGCGGGGCTGGCGATCTCGGCGTGTGGAACTGGGGGCACCGGGCCTGTGGAACCCTCGGCTCCATCCGATGCTGGAGCCGAGGCACCCGCTGCCCCTGCTGCCCCGGCCAGCCAGCAGCAGACATCCAGCAAGTATAAAGAGGCGCCTCAACTGGCCGAAAAGGTGAGTCGGGGGGAGCTGCCGCCGGTGGACGAGCGGCTGCCCGTCGAACCGGTGGTGATTGAGCCCGTGGAAAGCATCGGCATGTACGGCGGTACCTGGCGCTCTGGGCTCCTGGGCCTCAGCGATCGGCCTTGGGTTAGCCGCACCATGGCCTATGAGCCCATGCTCCGTTGGGCCCCGGATTTGACCCATGTGGTGCCGAACGTGGCCGCCAGTTGGGAGGTCTCCCCGGATGGCAAAGAGTTCACTTTCCATCTTCGTGAAGGGATGCGATGGTCCGATGGCGCTCCTTTGACAGCCGATGACTTTGTCTTTTGGTACGAGCACGTTTTGCTCAATGACGAGTTGACGCCCGTCAAATTTAGCTGGATGCGCCCGGGAGGTCCATTAGGCCGGGTGGAAAAGGTCGACGACACGACGGTCAAGTTCATCTTCGAACATCCCCACGGTCTCTTCATCACCCAGTTGGGCAACCAGACGCCCTTCGTGCCAGCCCACTACGCACGGCAATGGCATATCGCCTTCGACCGCGAGGCCGTCGAAAAGGCGGTGGAAGAGGAGCAATTGGACAGTTGGGTGGCGCTTTATCAGAACAAGCTGGATTTCCTGATCACGGCCGAATGCCCCACTCAGTTCCCCTGGCAGGTGACGATCCCAATTAGCTCGACGGGGTCAACCAACCAGTTGGTAGCCGAGCGTAACCCCTACTACTGGAAGGTCGATCCCCAGGGACAACAACTGCCCTATATCGACCGCATGGAGTACCCCATCGTAGAGAACGTGGACGTGCTGGTGCTCAAGGCCGTCTCGGGCGAGATCGACATGATGGATCGTCACATTGCCACACCCGGGAACAAGGCCCTGTTTGTCGACAATCAGGAAGCAGGGGGATACGGTTTCTTCACCGTCAAATACGCCTTTGAATCGCCCTGCGTAATTGCGCTGAACCTCAATCACAAGGATCCGGAGTTGAAGCGGATTTTCCAGGAAAAGAACTTCCGGGTCGCCCTATCCCACGCCATCAACCGCCAGGAAATCATTGACGTGATCTACGTGGGTTCCGGTGAACCTCGCCAGCCGGCCCCGCTTGACGAATCCCCCTACTACAATGAGCGGATGGCCAAGCAGTACACGGAGTACGACCCTGATCTGGCCAATCGCCTGCTGGATGAACTGGGCTTGCAGCGGGGGCCCGACGGCATGCGTCTGCGCTTTGATGGCCAGCCCCTCTTCATTAACGTGGAGGTGGCCGCTGCCTTTGAGCCGTGGGGCGAGATCATGGAGATGGTGACCAACTACTGGAAAGCGGTCGGTGTGGATTCAGATGTGAAGGTGATCGATCGTTCCCTGTTCTACGTCCGCAAGGCGGCCTACGACCACGATTGCGGCGTGTGGACCGGTGCCGATGGGATCGCCGTGGTCATGGATCCGCGTTGGTACATGCCTTTCAGCAACGAGTCCATCTTCGGCATCGCCTGGGCTGATTGGTGGCGGAGTGGCGGTACCCAGGGTGAGGAGCCCCCAGAGCCCGCGAAAAAGCAGCAGGCCATCTATGATCAGATTCAGGTGACTGTGGATCCAGATGAACGGGATGCCCTGGTGCGACAGATGCTGGAGATTGGCGCCGAGCAGTTTTGGGCCATCGGTATCACCAAGTATTACGAGGGCTATGGCATTGTGAAGAACAACTTCAAGAATGTGCCACCGGTTCTCTGGCAGTGGCACATTTCGTCCTCGCCGGCCCAGACCCATCCGGAGCAGTATTACATCGAGTCATAGGGTCATAGGATTGGCCGGCACGCGGGCTATTCCCGATAGTGGCACCCCATGCTGCGGCGATTTTGCCAGGCCGCGGTGGCCACTACCAGGGCAGCCCGCACCGCGTTGCGCAGGCCGATGAGCGCGTCGTTGATACGGCTGGTCCGGTAGAACTGCTCGATCTCGATGTCCAGCTGGCGCAGATCCCGCAGGGCCCGGGCCAGCCGGGGCGTGGTGCGCACCAGCCCCACGTAGTTCCACATGATGTGCTTGATCGCGCTCATGTCCTGGCTGATCAGCGCCGGATCGGCCGGCTCGGTGCCGTCATCCCGCCAGGGGGGGATGTCCGCCGGGTCGTGGAGGCGGGATCCGGGTAGCTCGCCCAGAATGTGGCGGGCTGCCCGCTCGCCCCACACCAGCCCCTCCAGCAGGGAGGTGCTGGCCAGCCGGTTGGCGCCGTGAACGCCGGTGCAGGCCACTTCGCCCACGGCATACAGGTGGCGACAGGTGGTCAACCCCCATTCATCCACCCAGATTCCTCCACAGAAGTAGTGGGCCGCGGGCACCACCGGCACCAGGTCCCGGGTGATGTCCAC harbors:
- a CDS encoding sensor histidine kinase, with the translated sequence MKPIIPPSMSGPLRVAVGYILVASIWIGVSDRLLSWLTQDPATLTAMQTYKGWFFVLVTGALLYLERHHAERALQASEERFRRLADNAPDIIYHLALQPTYHFEYISPNIAALAGISPETVYADPDSLLQRLHPEDRRRLLQPGSLATPRLVVRWQGRDGNLIWTEHRHAPILDADGNLQAVDGIARNITEQIQAQQALQLSEEKFRRAVLHAPIPIMIHASDGQVVQVNRIWCQITGYTQADLPTLDRWLELALGQEGAADAATLYQSPPPLDRVVERELAIRTSQGEQRIWHFRVASLGRQMDGQWLILTMALDVTEERLAEAQMKELIQELEARNAEMERFTYTVSHDLKSPLVTIRGFLSLLERDLAAEDRDGIASDVHFIREAAERMQRLLEELLRLSRAGRKKIQPQPVSMAQLVQDVLEMLAGVLDDRGVTVQVAPDLPTVAGERARLQEVFLNLVDNAVKYMGTQPHPHIDIGSEIQGEQALFWVRDNGMGIDPRHHERIFELFEQLDRESQGTGIGLALVKRIVEVHGGQIWVESAGQGMGATFKLTLPLWKEEDGHADPSEA
- a CDS encoding phytanoyl-CoA dioxygenase family protein, with translation MATASTPERIYDYGTAAEYPPDLYRYDGIAEGVDGFDSIRDEHIAQFHEEGYLVIHNAFSPQEVRAALDGLLHLLSGQVPGFKGVMYERVAAEVPVEEMPPEQKQDYVRKFMWFVNYEPRLADLAHHPRLLAVLEQIMGEPPVLFQDMALLKPPRFGREKPWHQDHAYFELPLEAKVVGCWIALDEATPENGCMIIIPGTHRQGPVVHFKRRDWQICDTHVKNQGALAVPLSPGGCLLFSSLIHHGTPTNTSEKRRRAVQFHYRPQSAPRTSVEERLAIFGEEGKDVTC
- a CDS encoding AraC family transcriptional regulator, whose product is MSRVEFTDWRLNRKARHLPAGIRQQCRQHPLLTTLFVGSVGHIVRGLGHHYERHSIDEYILLYCVEGRGWIRSGDQAHGVQVGDVAVVFARTAHGYGSDDADPWTIHWAHFDGSQVPPFLEAAGLSPQRPVIHLPNYGRSSLVQAFQAIHALLNVDLSFPYLLHASVLLRQILSTLILVAATVPEPAPSGRPVQKAVQFMQANITETLRLEDLALWSGLSPSHFHRVFRAATGRAPIDYFIRLKIQRACELLANTDMKVSEIGHFLGYRDAHYFSRLFKQVTGHSPRAFRTACRNGHPPFDERALLPPAGGQPHE
- a CDS encoding response regulator, which gives rise to MPTRQKPEQAFRILLVEDDPAHAELLRRGLEPQIHGYNLQHLTNGEAALDYLFRRGPYSQDPNSPRPHLILLDLRLPRLDGLEVLQHIKQSTELRRIPVVILTTSSAERDVAQAYDRHANSYLVKPVEFAQLRELLQAVGHYWSSVNYFPWP
- a CDS encoding ATP-binding protein, whose protein sequence is MTDATTVQQLPGHPEEPPRHVVIVEDERAHQELIRRGFQKEYPWARLSVVDTLTAAKTLCQKDRPDLVVADLHLPDGLATELLTPQAGLPPCPVLIMTGQGDETSAVAALKAGARDYVVKSPETLLEMPRLVQRVLREWQALEERQQLALELQQSEARFRSLFDHMPNGVLICQGVDQGANFLLLDLNQAAEQALSLRRAQASHKMLTEILPQAPSTGLLALFQEVWQHPGREEHIELFYQDAVRAGWYEFHIFSLPGSEPPQVSSHSVRSPTSTSGQGILVAIFRDITDRKQLEDALRQAQRLETLGTLAGGMAHDFNNILSVILLHAQWALRTPGLPAKLRAQLETISNHANRGARLIQQVLDFSLRTPPERVPVDLAALLANQAARLRAQLPDSIRLAVELPPGPLTVLGDDERLGQMLANLALNAREAMPHGGTLYLGLSTLMVTEETPPPDPLLPPGRWVRLVVRDTGVGMPAHVRERIFEPFFTTKPPGRGSGLGLSQVYGIVRQHEGQIVCQSTPGQGTTFTIYFPAPEAPPDEGETPGPADVARPAVLVLAGDLPTRTALAEAIDPQDYRILAAATGYEALALLQEWAGQVALLVADLSTTPMGQEGLLQRVAQPDFSVPVLLVSQAGAGPKSGARRFQIVQKPVDPNSLVESIARRLAQMAPP
- a CDS encoding PAS domain S-box protein codes for the protein MTVLIVEDTLTLLRLYSTILRRAGYAVLEATNGQEALALARRHRPPIVLLDRVLPDLEGDEICRQLKADAAFASPYVIMISALRTSDDDRISGLEAGADDYLVKPVNQRELLARIQVAARLLQAQLALQASEVKFRQLVSSSIDGIMLVDETGAIVEWNRGQEAITGLSRPAVVGRPIWEIQALLSPDGQPTGEGDPYRTALAALRAGQEIPGQAEERTIRRPDGTRRVVQSITFPVRADGASMLGTITRDVTVQKEMEARLHQREQELRALVEHTPDVIIRFDRECRYRYANPAIEQVTGMPPEAFIGRTSTEVGLDPEHVAVWEEHIRQALAGQEVRLTFEYPTPDGPRHFEARLTPELDPQGRPVSVLGVVRDLTERVQVEEKLAGLAAVVEQMADGAAILNQAGHLIYVNRAFTRMTGYTLEEVQGQTIQDLEAPYPQASCRSHLAAAVQQAVEWMGLAQARHRDGTIYEVELSIFPIRDAQERVINHALIQRDVTARRRAEREQQAIAAVAAALREAVTRAEMAPIILQQLQLLLEASNAALLREDPAQNAFVVEYVEGTHKDTVGLAIPMHHSLSGQILESGQPLVLNHLTPETRPWAVQMWEDVQALAGVPLIAQGKAMGALWIGRERPFSPEEIRQLVAIGDIAANALYRAELYEEIQRHAAALEERVAERTRELAEAVERLQELDALKSKFVSDVSHELRTPISSLKLYMSLLNRGKPEKRAHYEAMLSVSIDRLSQLVDDILSLSRLEMAQHKPREMEPTDLNGVIRQVVEMYRPKAEAAGLELTFHPEPDLPLILGDYNQLSQMMTNLVVNALNYTAAGGVTITTAADREHGLVHCRIQDTGLGIAPEDLPHIFDRFYRGTHRSVENIPGTGLGLSIVKEILDLHHGQIHIDSTVDVGTTVSISLPIQPPGRGEQPQVDVHHHAR
- a CDS encoding ABC transporter substrate-binding protein, producing MEPSAPSDAGAEAPAAPAAPASQQQTSSKYKEAPQLAEKVSRGELPPVDERLPVEPVVIEPVESIGMYGGTWRSGLLGLSDRPWVSRTMAYEPMLRWAPDLTHVVPNVAASWEVSPDGKEFTFHLREGMRWSDGAPLTADDFVFWYEHVLLNDELTPVKFSWMRPGGPLGRVEKVDDTTVKFIFEHPHGLFITQLGNQTPFVPAHYARQWHIAFDREAVEKAVEEEQLDSWVALYQNKLDFLITAECPTQFPWQVTIPISSTGSTNQLVAERNPYYWKVDPQGQQLPYIDRMEYPIVENVDVLVLKAVSGEIDMMDRHIATPGNKALFVDNQEAGGYGFFTVKYAFESPCVIALNLNHKDPELKRIFQEKNFRVALSHAINRQEIIDVIYVGSGEPRQPAPLDESPYYNERMAKQYTEYDPDLANRLLDELGLQRGPDGMRLRFDGQPLFINVEVAAAFEPWGEIMEMVTNYWKAVGVDSDVKVIDRSLFYVRKAAYDHDCGVWTGADGIAVVMDPRWYMPFSNESIFGIAWADWWRSGGTQGEEPPEPAKKQQAIYDQIQVTVDPDERDALVRQMLEIGAEQFWAIGITKYYEGYGIVKNNFKNVPPVLWQWHISSSPAQTHPEQYYIES